The following are encoded in a window of Maylandia zebra isolate NMK-2024a linkage group LG5, Mzebra_GT3a, whole genome shotgun sequence genomic DNA:
- the prickle2b gene encoding prickle-like protein 2b isoform X2, with protein MPVEMEKTVTKLMYDFQRNSTSDDDSGCALEEYAWVPPGLKPEQVHQYYSSLPEDKVPYVNSPGEKYRIKQLLNQLPPHDNEVRYCNSLDDEEKRELKLFSNQRKRENLGRGNVRPLPVTMMGAICEQCGGQINGGDIAVFASRAGHGVCWHPACFVCSMCNELLVDLIYFYQDGKIYCGRHHAERLKPRCTACDEIIFADECTEAEGRHWHMKHFCCFECETVLGGQRYIMKEGRPYCCSCFESLYAEYCDSCGEHIGIDQGQMTYDGQHWHATEGCFCCARCKRSLLGRPFLPKQGQIFCSRSCSLGEEPNGSDSSDSAFQSARSTRESRRSSKTAKNGGGGGVQTERCSGEVDPLSLQMDLLSLSSQTPSLTREPPSWQNQEQAGDGYTYESQSDPTANPTPLQLLSQCNVRSVYNPTCSGQNNQQQDYRIQENGGLKRPPISAMKGHSLNETWFQQQAPEEYYPSKLRTQKSFTEVSHCTQKHNGFSSDKRSISLHGFQRDRDAGPSATTQQTARSRNPINALNLTEQLTPLEQTPRGSMESLALSNATGNSDAGGKRQEHLSRFSMPDLSKDSGMNVSEKSHVDTLNSSGQFRSSESIHSLTAGQSYMEMNPRRPTQYQMQYCDPSGMGMGITRLPPGFTFQEEDGLSLVSNANASRLPPISERRVGGGGGGGGGRGASIRIDAPEETPQRRRHHHHRSRRSRRSRSENALHLVAEQRQRPQERPQLHVREDYDCFPPPRSARDQFGGRGGGGRYQPQLFRQCPRTTSDLSLQNPGANRRTGLNQYSWDDYDDDDWCSTCSSSSESEDEGYFLGEPIPRPIQLRYLSNQELVHKYNNAGMGGPNRSGQLHTRKRRKSKNCIIS; from the exons GTTCATCAGTACTACAGCTCCCTGCCTGAGGACAAGGTGCCCTACGTGAACAGCCCAGGGGAGAAATACAGGATCAAACAGCTGCTCAATCAGCTCCCGCCCCACGACAATGAG GTGCGCTACTGTAACAGTCTGGATGATGAGGAGAAGCGAGAGCTGAAGCTCTTCAGTAACCAGCGGAAGCGCGAAAACCTGGGTCGGGGCAACGTCCGCCCACTCCCCGTGACGATGATGGGGGCGATCTGCGAACAG tGTGGAGGCCAGATAAACGGCGGAGACATCGCTGTGTTCGCATCCCGGGCAGGTCACGGTGTGTGTTGGCACCCTGCGTGCTTCGTGTGCAGCATGTGCAACGAGCTGTTGGTGGACCTCATTTATTTCTACCAGGATGGAAAGATCTACTGCGGCCGGCACCACGCCGAGAGGCTGAAGCCACGCTGCACTGCCTGCGATGAG ATCATCTTTGCAGATGAGTGCACCGAGGCAGAGGGCCGTCACTGGCATATGAAgcacttttgctgttttgagtGCGAGACAGTGCTGGGGGGTCAGCGTTACATCATGAAGGAGGGACGGCCCTACTGCTGTTCCTGCTTCGAGTCCCTGTATGCAGAGTACTGCGATTCCTGCGGGGAACATATTG GTATTGATCAAGGCCAGATGACGTATGACGGGCAGCACTGGCATGCTACAGAAGGCTGCTTCTGCTGTGCACGCTGTAAACGCTCTCTGCTGGGTCGGCCTTTCCTGCCCAAGCAAGGTCAGATCTTCTGCTCCCGCTCATGCAGTCTAGGGGAAGAGCCTAATGGCTCCGACTCTTCTGATTCGGCCTTTCAAAGTGCTCGCTCCACTAGAGAGTCCAGACGCAGCTCTAAAACAGCAAAGAATGGAGGGGGAGGCGGGGTGCAGACTGAAAGATGTTCAGGGGAAGTGGACCCACTATCTTTACAAATGGATCTTCTGAGTCTGTCCAGCCAAACACCCAGTTTGACTCGTGAGCCACCTTCCTGGCAGAACCAGGAGCAAGCAGGCGATGGTTACACTTATGAATCCCAATCTGATCCAACTGCTAATCCCACACCTCTCCAGCTTCTTAGCCAGTGCAATGTCAGAAGTGTCTATAACCCCACCTGCTCTGGACAGAATAATCAACAGCAGGATTACAGGATCCAGGAGAATGGAGGTTTAAAGCGACCGCCTATTTCAGCCATGAAAGGCCACTCTCTGAATGAGACGTGGTTCCAACAGCAAGCTCCAGAAGAGTACTATCCATCCAAACTGAGGACCCAAAAGAGCTTCACTGAGGTGTCCCACtgcactcaaaaacacaatggcTTCTCCTCAGACAAGCGTTCGATTAGTTTGCACGGTTTTCAGAGGGACAGAGATGCGGGGCCTTCAGCAACTACCCAACAAACAGCAAGGAGCAGGAATCCAATAAATGCACTTAACTTGACAGAGCAACTGACCCCGTTAGAGCAGACCCCAAGAGGATCCATGGAGTCTCTGGCTCTCTCCAATGCTACAG GCAACTCAGATGCTGGGGGAAAGCGTCAGGAGCACCTTTCACGGTTCTCTATGCCGGACCTGAGCAAAGACTCTGGAATGAATGTGTCTGAGAAAAGTCATGTGGACACCCTCAACTCCTCAGGGCAGTTTCGCAGCTCTGAGTCTATTCACAGTCTCACTGCTGGTCAGTCCTATATGGAAATGAACCCTCGCAGACCCACTCAATACCAGATGCAGTACTGTGACCCTTCTGGCATGGGTATGGGCATTACTCGTTTACCACCTGGCTTCACCTTTCAGGAGGAAGATGGGCTTAGTTTGGTGAGCAACGCCAACGCTTCACGCTTGCCTCCCATTAGTGAGCGCAGggtgggtggaggtggtggtggaggtggaggaagggGAGCCAGTATCCGGATAGATGCCCCAGAAGAGACTCCACAGAGGCGTAGGCACCACCATCACCGCTCTCGGAGATCCCGTCGTTCTCGTTCAGAAAACGCTCTCCACTTGGTGGCAGAGCAAAGACAAAGGCCTCAAGAAAGACCACAGCTACATGTCCGAGAGGATTATGACTGTTTCCCGCCACCAAGGAGTGCAAGGGACCAGTTtggtggaagaggaggagggggaagaTACCAGCCCCAACTCTTCAGGCAGTGCCCCAGGACCACTTCAGACCTGAGTCTACAAAACCCTGGGGCCAACAGACGCACTGGCTTGAATCAGTACTCCTGGGATGATTATGATGACGATGACTGGTGCTCCACTTGCTCATCATCCTCAGAATCAGAGGATGAAGGTTACTTCTTGGGTGAACCGATACCCAGGCCCATCCAGCTGCGCTACCTCAGCAACCAGGAGCTGGTCCACAAGTATAACAACGCAGGAATGGGAGGACCCAACCGTAGTGGGCAGTTACACACCCGCAAacgcagaaaaagcaagaaCTGCATTATCTCTTAA